The following proteins are co-located in the Thermus hydrothermalis genome:
- a CDS encoding AAA family ATPase: MRPLRLELEGFGPYRERQEVDFSDVELFAITGPTGSGKSTLLDAIAFALYGRVPRVGREVANLVHPALGEARVRLTFQVGERVYRVERVRGKRGEGRLFELGAWGERLVPLETLDRLNQGIADLLGLSYEAFTRALLLPQGEFDRFMKGEAKERRQILFDLFELTRLRKARERASERRSALLEEKGRLEGELAGLEGATPEALEALEAELERAQEEAAALEGEKARLEGEVKKWEKLVQDLEERQALEARRARLQAEAPAMEALRERLARAEEAARALPLWQAYREKEAALRGTEAKLGEWERELARLEEERKLLAFDPEALRKAREALLEAQGLRAQEALWRRVGVREHPKPRLDPKALEALLEKEPLLEEEVRALEAWARAEQALRDAEAALDRLKEELKAVEAQGKAKREEVSALEEALKGAEAHALREELVALQGELGRLLQEKARLEGELAKLKEAERRQGLLAYHDLLEPGKPCPLCGGVVHALPPRPEGLDLSGRRNALEKALNEVLRTLGSLERDVSEKEKALKALGVEPKPGDLEALRQAHLEAQRDLEDLRGRYQELRGELKSKETAVRELRQEESRLRQGREGEAEALLAEAQSALAALREEKAALGAGLHRHLQEATRGLGVEAHLRALADEVKALEEKEKKDRALSQKVEETLRTLSALRAKKEEQRKALAEAEASLQGLLPEEEAKRFHLSPEEEAALRSRLQGHEKELAEVEARWRALPPLPEIPLEEARARLGKAQEALNRTHEGLRELGERMAVLRDRAKTLRENLQKRRELEGRLAQVVREVDLWDKLARDLQDNQFPAYLLGLRQQSLVERADALLVTLSGGRYRLLAKEDEYEVYDLWTEARRPVKTLSGGESFLASLSLALALSEELSRGRLGALFLDEGFGTLDPETLEVVAGVLESLPTRGRLVGVVTHVEALAERLPARLRVRKHPSGSRVEWV; encoded by the coding sequence TTGCGGCCCTTGCGCCTGGAGCTTGAGGGGTTCGGCCCCTACCGGGAACGCCAGGAGGTGGACTTCTCCGACGTGGAGCTTTTCGCCATCACCGGGCCCACGGGGAGCGGCAAGAGCACCCTTTTGGACGCCATCGCCTTCGCCCTCTATGGCCGCGTGCCCCGGGTGGGCCGGGAGGTGGCCAACCTGGTGCACCCCGCTTTGGGAGAGGCCCGGGTGCGCCTCACCTTCCAGGTGGGGGAGAGGGTGTACCGGGTGGAACGGGTGAGGGGCAAGAGGGGCGAAGGGCGGCTTTTTGAGCTGGGGGCCTGGGGCGAGCGCCTGGTGCCTTTGGAAACCCTGGACCGGCTCAACCAGGGGATTGCGGACCTCCTGGGCCTCTCCTACGAGGCCTTCACCCGCGCCCTCCTCCTGCCCCAGGGGGAGTTTGACCGCTTCATGAAGGGGGAGGCGAAGGAAAGGCGCCAGATCCTTTTTGACCTCTTTGAGCTCACCCGCTTAAGGAAGGCCCGGGAGAGGGCGTCCGAGCGGCGAAGCGCCCTCTTGGAGGAGAAGGGGCGCCTGGAGGGGGAGCTTGCCGGCTTGGAGGGGGCTACCCCGGAGGCCTTGGAGGCCTTGGAGGCCGAACTGGAAAGGGCCCAAGAGGAGGCTGCGGCGCTGGAGGGGGAAAAGGCCCGGCTCGAGGGGGAGGTCAAGAAGTGGGAGAAGCTAGTCCAGGACCTGGAGGAGCGCCAGGCCCTGGAGGCGAGGCGAGCCCGCCTGCAGGCGGAAGCCCCCGCCATGGAGGCCCTGCGGGAGCGCTTGGCCCGGGCGGAGGAGGCGGCGCGGGCCCTTCCCCTTTGGCAGGCGTATCGGGAAAAGGAGGCGGCCCTTAGGGGCACGGAGGCGAAGCTTGGGGAGTGGGAAAGGGAACTGGCCCGCTTGGAGGAAGAGCGGAAGCTCCTTGCCTTTGACCCCGAGGCCCTGAGAAAGGCCCGGGAGGCCCTCCTGGAGGCCCAGGGGTTGAGGGCCCAAGAGGCTCTTTGGCGGCGGGTGGGCGTTAGGGAGCACCCCAAGCCGCGCCTAGACCCCAAGGCCCTGGAGGCCCTTTTGGAAAAGGAGCCCCTTCTGGAAGAGGAGGTGCGCGCCCTCGAGGCCTGGGCCAGGGCCGAGCAGGCGCTTCGGGATGCAGAGGCGGCCTTGGATAGGCTCAAGGAGGAACTGAAGGCGGTGGAGGCCCAGGGCAAGGCCAAACGGGAGGAAGTTTCCGCCCTGGAGGAGGCCCTAAAGGGGGCGGAGGCCCACGCCCTAAGGGAGGAGCTTGTGGCCCTCCAAGGGGAACTAGGCCGCCTCCTTCAGGAGAAGGCCCGTTTGGAAGGGGAGCTTGCCAAGCTCAAGGAGGCGGAGAGGCGGCAGGGGCTATTGGCCTACCACGACCTTCTGGAGCCGGGAAAGCCCTGTCCCCTTTGTGGCGGCGTGGTCCACGCCCTGCCCCCAAGGCCTGAGGGTCTGGACCTTTCGGGAAGGCGAAACGCCTTGGAGAAGGCCTTAAACGAGGTCTTGCGGACGCTTGGAAGCCTAGAGCGGGATGTTTCCGAAAAGGAGAAAGCCCTAAAGGCCCTAGGGGTGGAGCCCAAGCCCGGGGACCTCGAGGCCCTCAGGCAGGCCCATCTAGAAGCGCAAAGGGACCTGGAGGACCTGCGGGGCCGCTACCAGGAACTTAGAGGAGAGCTAAAGTCCAAGGAGACGGCGGTGAGGGAGCTAAGGCAAGAGGAATCCCGCCTCCGCCAAGGCCGGGAAGGGGAGGCGGAGGCCCTCCTCGCCGAGGCCCAGTCCGCCCTGGCTGCCCTTCGGGAGGAGAAGGCCGCCTTGGGGGCCGGGCTACACCGCCACCTCCAGGAGGCCACCCGGGGCCTGGGGGTGGAGGCCCACCTGCGGGCCCTCGCCGATGAGGTGAAGGCGCTAGAAGAAAAGGAGAAGAAGGACCGGGCGCTTTCCCAAAAGGTGGAGGAGACCCTCCGAACCCTTTCCGCCTTGCGGGCCAAGAAGGAGGAGCAAAGGAAAGCCCTCGCCGAGGCGGAGGCTTCCCTCCAAGGGCTTTTGCCCGAGGAAGAGGCGAAGCGGTTCCACCTTTCCCCTGAGGAGGAGGCGGCCTTGAGAAGCCGCCTTCAGGGCCACGAAAAGGAGCTCGCCGAGGTGGAGGCCCGTTGGCGCGCCCTGCCCCCTTTACCCGAGATCCCCTTGGAGGAGGCGAGGGCTCGCCTTGGGAAGGCCCAGGAGGCCCTCAACCGGACCCACGAGGGGCTTCGGGAGCTGGGGGAAAGGATGGCCGTTCTGCGGGACCGGGCGAAGACCCTGCGGGAAAATCTGCAAAAGCGCCGGGAGCTGGAGGGCCGGCTGGCGCAGGTGGTGCGGGAGGTGGACCTGTGGGACAAGCTCGCCCGCGACCTCCAGGACAACCAATTCCCCGCCTATCTCCTGGGCCTCAGGCAACAAAGCCTGGTGGAGCGGGCCGACGCCCTCCTCGTCACCCTTTCGGGCGGGCGGTACCGGCTCCTCGCCAAGGAGGACGAGTACGAGGTGTACGACCTCTGGACCGAGGCCCGCCGCCCGGTGAAGACCCTTTCCGGGGGGGAGAGCTTCCTCGCAAGCCTCTCCTTGGCCCTGGCCCTTTCCGAGGAGCTTTCCCGGGGCCGTTTGGGGGCGCTCTTTTTGGACGAGGGTTTCGGCACCCTGGACCCGGAGACCCTCGAGGTGGTGGCCGGGGTATTGGAAAGCCTTCCCACCCGGGGCAGGCTCGTGGGCGTGGTGACCCACGTGGAGGCCTTGGCGGAAAGGCTTCCCGCTAGGCTCCGCGTGCGCAAGCACCCCTCGGGTAGCCGGGTGGAGTGGGTCTAG
- the recG gene encoding ATP-dependent DNA helicase RecG gives MGSVREGELKERLLRPLLRELKDGAQDRVVVGGLESLIANLARPFPEVQRLFQGYGAKTPEARKEVLEAAIRLLQDGLSQEKPTPPPSRLGLEEPAHRLAPPQSRKKLSELGLHAVRDVLQYYPRRYEDRRTLPGVRFLEDGKKATLQVKVLSKELIKTPKKGMQVVQVKAQDAWGFRLTLVWFNQPWVLSQIEEGTTLIVTGRVQRRGGVQLFVEHFEDEGTESLSTGRIVPIYPAKEGISQAFLRRTVHRALELALPLPDPLGPYREAEGLEDYSKALKNIHFPEDEEALKRALLRLKFDEYLLLELKALLDAGGMVLGRSFRVEEAWVETFKKALPFPLTRAQERVMGEIAEDMQSPRQMARLLQGDVGSGKTVVAAFALFLAAQNGAQGALMAPTEILARQHFQNLTRYLFPLGVRVELLLGSMSPKEKEAAIGRLAAGEAQVAVGTHALIQEGVAFRDLGLAVVDEEHRFGVLQRRALLKMARVPPDVLVMSATPIPRSLALTLYGDLEVSVLDEMPPGRTPVKTKVLPHRLRLQAYAFAREEVRKGHQVFVVAPAIEENEELDLKAAKTLYEELKALLPEVRMALLHGKMPAREKEEVMEAFRQGAFDLLVSTTVIEVGVDIPKATLIIVENAERFGLAQLHQLRGRVGRGGLPGYAIFLAGEASQKTLKRLRVLEESTDGFYIAEMDLKLRGPGELRGTRQSGYPELKLGDLAEDTGIIERARALAKRILEADPDLSRPEHQALKEELRAQAARIGFREVI, from the coding sequence ATGGGGAGCGTGAGGGAAGGGGAACTTAAGGAAAGGCTTCTCAGGCCCCTTCTTCGCGAGCTCAAGGACGGGGCCCAGGACCGGGTGGTGGTGGGGGGCCTGGAGAGCCTGATAGCGAACCTGGCCCGGCCCTTCCCCGAGGTCCAGCGGCTCTTCCAGGGCTACGGGGCCAAAACCCCGGAAGCGCGGAAAGAGGTCTTGGAAGCCGCCATCCGCCTTCTCCAGGACGGCCTTTCCCAGGAGAAGCCCACGCCTCCCCCTTCCCGCCTGGGCCTCGAGGAGCCCGCCCACCGCCTCGCCCCCCCGCAAAGCCGCAAGAAGCTCTCCGAGCTCGGCCTCCACGCGGTGCGGGACGTCCTCCAGTACTACCCCCGCCGCTACGAGGACCGCCGCACCCTCCCCGGGGTGCGCTTTCTGGAGGACGGCAAGAAGGCCACCTTGCAGGTGAAGGTGCTTAGCAAGGAGCTCATCAAGACCCCCAAGAAGGGCATGCAGGTGGTGCAGGTGAAGGCCCAGGACGCCTGGGGCTTCCGCCTCACCCTGGTCTGGTTCAATCAGCCCTGGGTCCTCTCCCAAATAGAGGAAGGCACCACCCTGATCGTCACGGGCCGTGTGCAACGGCGGGGAGGCGTGCAGCTTTTCGTGGAGCACTTTGAGGACGAGGGCACCGAGTCCCTCTCCACCGGGCGCATCGTCCCCATCTACCCCGCCAAGGAGGGGATCAGCCAGGCCTTCCTCCGGCGCACGGTCCACCGGGCCCTGGAACTTGCCCTGCCCCTTCCAGACCCTTTGGGGCCCTACCGGGAGGCGGAGGGCCTAGAGGACTACAGCAAAGCCCTCAAAAACATCCACTTCCCCGAGGACGAGGAGGCCCTTAAGCGGGCCCTCCTGCGGCTCAAGTTTGACGAGTACCTCCTTTTGGAACTGAAGGCCCTTTTGGACGCCGGGGGAATGGTCCTGGGCCGGAGCTTCCGGGTGGAGGAGGCCTGGGTGGAAACCTTCAAGAAGGCCCTCCCCTTCCCCCTCACCCGGGCCCAAGAAAGGGTCATGGGGGAGATCGCCGAGGACATGCAAAGCCCGAGGCAGATGGCCCGCCTCCTCCAGGGGGACGTGGGCTCGGGGAAGACGGTGGTGGCGGCCTTCGCCCTCTTTTTGGCGGCGCAAAACGGGGCCCAAGGGGCCCTCATGGCCCCCACGGAGATCCTGGCCCGGCAGCACTTCCAAAACCTCACCCGCTACCTCTTCCCCTTGGGGGTGCGGGTGGAGCTCCTTCTGGGCTCCATGAGCCCCAAGGAGAAGGAGGCGGCCATCGGGCGCCTGGCGGCGGGGGAGGCCCAGGTGGCCGTGGGCACCCACGCCCTCATCCAGGAGGGGGTGGCCTTCCGGGACCTTGGCCTCGCCGTGGTGGACGAGGAGCACCGCTTCGGCGTCCTCCAACGGCGGGCCCTCCTCAAGATGGCCCGGGTGCCCCCCGACGTCCTGGTCATGTCCGCAACCCCCATCCCCCGCTCCCTGGCCCTCACCCTCTACGGGGACCTGGAGGTGAGCGTCCTGGACGAGATGCCCCCGGGCCGCACCCCGGTAAAGACCAAGGTCCTCCCCCACCGCCTCCGCCTCCAGGCCTACGCCTTCGCCCGGGAGGAGGTGCGAAAGGGCCACCAGGTCTTTGTGGTAGCCCCGGCCATTGAGGAGAACGAGGAACTGGACCTGAAGGCGGCGAAAACCCTCTACGAGGAGCTCAAAGCCCTCCTCCCCGAGGTGCGCATGGCCCTCCTCCACGGCAAGATGCCCGCCCGGGAGAAGGAGGAGGTGATGGAGGCCTTCCGCCAGGGGGCCTTTGACCTCCTGGTATCCACCACGGTGATTGAGGTGGGGGTGGACATCCCCAAGGCCACCCTCATCATCGTGGAGAACGCCGAGCGCTTCGGCCTGGCGCAACTCCACCAGCTAAGGGGCCGAGTAGGCCGGGGGGGATTACCGGGCTACGCCATCTTCCTGGCGGGGGAGGCGAGCCAGAAGACCCTGAAGCGGCTTCGGGTCTTGGAGGAGTCCACCGATGGCTTCTACATCGCCGAGATGGACCTGAAGCTAAGGGGCCCGGGGGAGCTTAGGGGCACGCGGCAGTCGGGCTACCCCGAGCTCAAGCTCGGCGACCTGGCGGAGGACACGGGGATCATTGAGCGGGCCCGGGCCCTGGCCAAGCGGATCCTCGAGGCCGACCCGGACCTCTCCCGGCCCGAGCACCAGGCCCTGAAGGAGGAGCTCAGGGCCCAGGCGGCGCGCATCGGCTTTAGGGAAGTGATCTGA
- a CDS encoding metallophosphoesterase family protein: MRLLHTADWHLGKLLKGVDRTPEIGEALEALLSIVKSEGVDLVVVAGDLFDRPQVSAEAEALAVEFFLRLRELGVPALVIAGNHDPKERLEALSPLLALAGATVRGRPLFREEGGVVEVKGVRAALLPFVSERVLMKRLWQEAEERHRTYAENMRRILDNLASPLMLGHFAVEGARPGGGEFAFHLSESYAVPVSALPTAARYVALGHLHRQQQVSEAPLAWYSGSLIQLDFGEGEEAERGALLVELPPSGPAQIHPIRERWGKPLRTYRLAPEALDGRLEEIKGFPGYVRLVIEGRLSPAVKERLFQAMPNLLAVETAGALSEEVQGQGGAELGLLEAYARYLEEKGRKEEALVGGLKQVLMEVELAALAPGA; the protein is encoded by the coding sequence ATGCGCCTCCTTCACACGGCGGACTGGCATTTGGGAAAGCTATTAAAAGGTGTGGACCGCACCCCGGAGATCGGCGAAGCCCTGGAGGCGCTTCTTTCCATCGTCAAAAGCGAGGGGGTGGACCTGGTGGTGGTGGCGGGGGACCTCTTTGACCGGCCCCAGGTTTCCGCCGAGGCCGAGGCTTTGGCGGTGGAGTTTTTCCTAAGGCTTCGCGAGCTTGGGGTACCCGCCCTGGTCATCGCCGGGAACCACGACCCCAAGGAGCGCCTCGAGGCCCTCTCCCCCCTCCTCGCCCTGGCCGGGGCCACGGTGCGGGGCCGGCCCCTTTTTCGCGAGGAGGGCGGCGTGGTGGAGGTGAAGGGCGTAAGGGCGGCCCTCCTCCCCTTCGTTTCCGAAAGGGTGCTCATGAAAAGGCTTTGGCAGGAAGCGGAGGAGCGCCACCGCACCTACGCCGAGAACATGCGCCGCATCCTGGATAACCTGGCGAGCCCCCTCATGCTGGGGCACTTCGCCGTGGAGGGGGCGAGGCCCGGGGGAGGGGAGTTCGCCTTCCACCTCTCAGAGAGCTACGCCGTGCCCGTTTCCGCCCTGCCCACCGCCGCCCGGTACGTGGCCTTGGGCCACCTCCACCGCCAGCAGCAGGTTTCCGAGGCCCCCTTGGCCTGGTATTCGGGAAGCCTCATCCAACTGGACTTTGGCGAGGGGGAGGAGGCGGAGCGGGGAGCCCTTCTGGTGGAGCTTCCCCCTTCGGGCCCGGCCCAAATCCATCCCATCCGGGAGCGCTGGGGCAAGCCGTTAAGGACCTACCGCCTGGCCCCCGAGGCCTTGGATGGGCGGCTAGAGGAAATCAAGGGCTTCCCCGGCTACGTGCGGCTCGTCATAGAGGGGAGGCTTTCCCCGGCGGTGAAGGAGCGGCTTTTCCAGGCCATGCCCAACCTCCTCGCCGTGGAGACCGCCGGGGCCTTGTCCGAGGAGGTCCAGGGCCAGGGAGGGGCGGAGCTTGGCCTTCTGGAGGCGTACGCCCGCTACCTGGAGGAGAAGGGGCGCAAAGAGGAAGCCCTTGTGGGAGGCTTGAAGCAGGTCCTGATGGAGGTGGAGCTTGCGGCCCTTGCGCCTGGAGCTTGA
- a CDS encoding M16 family metallopeptidase, with protein sequence MFREAELKNGLKVIAEVLPEARSVALGYFVRTGARDEREEESGVSHFLEHMVFKGPEGMDALSVNLAFDRLGAQYNAFTSEEATVYYGAVLPEFAFELLALFSKLLRPALRQEDFDTEMKVILEEIARYQDRPGFMAYDWARARFFQGHPLGNSVLGTVESITALTRDQMAAYHQRRYLPKNMVLAATGRVDFARLLEEAEALTADWPQGEAERTYPPLSPALGVEERPYEKARALYLVGLFPGVAYQEESRFAAQVLAHLLGEEGSGRLHFALVDRGLAEVASFGHEEADRAGFFHAYVQADPENKESVLAALEEELSRLRREGVGEEEVERTKTPLATALVFAGETPMGRLFHLGMEYLYTGRYLSLGELKERIGRVSAREVNALLEEGLLDRGLYYLVVPHGA encoded by the coding sequence ATGTTTCGTGAAGCGGAGCTAAAGAACGGCCTTAAGGTCATCGCCGAAGTCCTGCCCGAGGCCCGCAGCGTGGCCTTGGGCTACTTCGTGAGGACGGGGGCCCGGGACGAGCGGGAGGAGGAAAGCGGGGTCAGCCACTTCCTGGAGCACATGGTCTTCAAGGGGCCCGAGGGGATGGACGCCCTTTCCGTGAACCTGGCCTTTGACCGCCTGGGGGCCCAGTACAACGCCTTCACCTCGGAGGAGGCCACGGTCTACTACGGGGCGGTGTTGCCGGAGTTCGCCTTTGAGCTTCTTGCCCTCTTCTCCAAGCTCCTGCGGCCCGCCCTCCGCCAGGAGGACTTTGACACGGAGATGAAGGTCATCCTGGAGGAGATCGCCCGCTACCAGGACCGCCCCGGGTTCATGGCCTACGACTGGGCCCGGGCCCGCTTCTTCCAGGGCCACCCCTTGGGGAATAGCGTCTTGGGCACGGTGGAGAGCATCACCGCCCTCACCCGGGACCAGATGGCCGCCTACCACCAAAGGCGCTACCTTCCCAAGAACATGGTTCTGGCCGCCACGGGCAGGGTGGACTTTGCGAGGCTTCTGGAGGAGGCGGAGGCCCTCACGGCGGACTGGCCCCAAGGCGAGGCGGAAAGGACCTACCCTCCCCTTAGCCCGGCCTTGGGCGTGGAGGAGCGCCCCTACGAGAAGGCCCGGGCGCTTTACCTGGTGGGGCTATTCCCCGGGGTGGCCTACCAGGAGGAAAGCCGCTTTGCCGCCCAGGTCCTGGCCCATCTCTTGGGGGAGGAGGGCTCGGGGAGGCTGCACTTTGCCTTGGTGGACCGGGGCTTGGCGGAGGTGGCCTCCTTCGGCCACGAGGAGGCGGATAGGGCGGGCTTCTTCCACGCCTACGTGCAGGCGGACCCCGAGAACAAGGAAAGCGTCCTCGCGGCCCTAGAGGAGGAGCTTTCCCGTCTGCGGCGGGAAGGGGTGGGGGAGGAGGAGGTGGAAAGGACCAAGACCCCCTTGGCCACCGCCTTGGTCTTCGCCGGGGAGACCCCCATGGGCCGGCTCTTCCACCTGGGGATGGAGTACCTCTACACCGGCCGCTACCTCTCCCTGGGGGAGCTCAAGGAGCGGATTGGCCGGGTATCCGCTAGGGAGGTGAACGCCCTCTTGGAGGAGGGGCTCTTGGACCGGGGCCTCTACTATCTGGTCGTGCCCCATGGAGCCTAG
- a CDS encoding M16 family metallopeptidase, which produces MSRVERLPNGLLLALEERDYPGVAFQLLVPAGAVNEPEGLLGASTLLEGWLWKGAGELDARGLAEALDALGVRRSSGAGLEYTAFAAAFLPEVLEEVFRLYALLLTRPRLPEEGFEAVRSVALQALLSQEDQPARKLFSELRRHVFLSPHGRDPLGEEESLKGASPEAVREDFRRRYTPKGAILAVAGGVSWERLLAALEPLLAWEGEEAFYPTPRLSEPHRFALDRPTAQVQIGLAYPDVGPEDPNFYAARLALEVLSGGMASRLFTEVREKRGLVYAVSAFPAGVRGQGLLMAYAGTSKERAGETLAVMLREMERLQEGVEEEELARAKVGLKTALVLADESIRSRAASMARDLFYLGRVRPLAEIEAAIAGTGLEAVNRFLREHPYRNPWVGLLGEVSHVS; this is translated from the coding sequence GTGAGCCGCGTGGAGCGACTGCCGAATGGCCTCCTCCTGGCCCTGGAGGAAAGGGACTACCCAGGGGTGGCCTTCCAACTTTTGGTCCCCGCCGGGGCGGTGAACGAGCCCGAGGGGCTTTTGGGGGCGAGCACCCTCCTGGAGGGGTGGCTTTGGAAAGGGGCAGGGGAGCTGGACGCCCGGGGCCTGGCGGAGGCGCTGGACGCCTTGGGGGTGCGGCGGAGTAGCGGGGCGGGGCTAGAGTACACCGCCTTCGCCGCCGCCTTCCTGCCCGAGGTGCTGGAGGAGGTCTTCCGCCTCTACGCCCTCCTCCTCACCCGCCCCCGCCTCCCCGAGGAGGGGTTTGAGGCGGTGCGGAGCGTGGCCCTTCAGGCCCTCCTTTCCCAGGAGGACCAACCGGCGCGGAAGCTCTTCTCCGAGCTTCGCCGCCACGTCTTCCTCTCCCCCCACGGGCGCGACCCCTTGGGGGAGGAGGAGAGCCTGAAGGGGGCGAGCCCCGAGGCGGTGCGGGAGGACTTCCGTAGGCGCTACACCCCCAAGGGGGCCATCCTGGCGGTGGCGGGGGGGGTTTCCTGGGAGAGGCTCTTGGCGGCCCTCGAGCCCCTTTTGGCCTGGGAGGGGGAGGAGGCCTTTTACCCTACCCCCAGGCTCTCCGAGCCCCACCGCTTCGCCCTGGACAGGCCCACGGCCCAGGTGCAGATCGGCTTGGCCTACCCCGACGTGGGGCCGGAAGACCCCAACTTCTACGCGGCGAGGCTCGCCCTGGAGGTCCTCTCGGGGGGCATGGCTAGCCGCCTCTTCACGGAGGTGCGGGAGAAGCGGGGCCTGGTCTACGCCGTCTCCGCCTTCCCCGCCGGGGTGAGGGGCCAGGGCCTCCTCATGGCCTACGCCGGGACCAGCAAGGAGAGGGCGGGGGAGACCCTGGCGGTGATGCTAAGGGAGATGGAGCGCCTACAGGAAGGCGTGGAGGAGGAGGAGCTCGCCCGGGCCAAGGTGGGCCTGAAGACCGCCTTGGTCCTGGCGGACGAGTCCATCCGGAGCCGGGCCGCCTCCATGGCCCGGGACCTCTTCTACCTGGGGCGGGTGCGCCCCCTGGCGGAGATTGAGGCGGCCATCGCTGGGACGGGCCTCGAGGCGGTGAACCGCTTCTTGCGGGAGCACCCCTACCGGAACCCTTGGGTGGGGCTCCTGGGGGAGGTGAGCCATGTTTCGTGA
- a CDS encoding CBS domain-containing protein gives MKKAKDIMSTEVVMIQGSATVKEAINLMKETGLRALIVDRRNEEDAYGIVTETDIVYKVIAYGKDPSTVQVHEIMTKPVITVNPDLGVEYVARLFANTGIRRAPVIQGEVLGIVSVSDILRKAVF, from the coding sequence GTGAAAAAGGCCAAGGACATCATGTCCACCGAGGTGGTGATGATCCAAGGTTCGGCCACGGTGAAGGAGGCCATCAACCTCATGAAGGAAACGGGCCTCCGCGCCCTTATCGTGGACCGCCGGAACGAGGAGGACGCCTACGGCATCGTCACCGAGACGGACATCGTCTACAAGGTCATCGCCTACGGCAAGGACCCCTCCACGGTCCAGGTGCACGAGATCATGACCAAACCGGTGATTACGGTGAACCCCGACCTGGGGGTGGAGTACGTGGCCCGGCTTTTCGCCAACACCGGCATCCGCCGCGCCCCGGTGATCCAGGGCGAGGTCCTTGGGATCGTTTCCGTGAGCGACATCCTGCGCAAGGCGGTCTTTTAG
- a CDS encoding pectinacetylesterase family protein, whose amino-acid sequence MKRLLALLWLLGLALAQGLALWQAVEVPGGVCADGSPYRFYVSPGDPKKVVLDFQGGGACWDAATCGPESRTYRKRVDTQELALAQGIYNRLSVANPFYGWTHVFVPYCTGDLHVGRATVDYGGYRVHHQGARNVQAVLEYLFKNHTNPERVFVTGCSAGAYGAVFWADKVLATYKNAQVAVCGDAGVGVRTEGFPGFARWNPRLPELPGLAPNPEVAEIYLALARAYPKAVIAQYTAVLDGTQIFFYALMKGEATPSEATAREWALKAQEAVLRPAQAENYTFYLAPGGQHCILPRPELYTLKVGEVSFLDWLRGLAEGKASPRVRP is encoded by the coding sequence ATGAAGCGGCTTCTAGCCCTCCTTTGGCTTTTGGGTTTGGCCTTGGCCCAGGGGCTTGCCCTCTGGCAGGCGGTGGAGGTGCCGGGCGGGGTTTGCGCCGACGGCTCCCCCTACCGCTTTTACGTGAGCCCGGGGGACCCGAAGAAGGTGGTCTTGGACTTTCAAGGGGGCGGGGCCTGCTGGGACGCCGCCACCTGCGGCCCGGAAAGCCGCACCTACCGCAAGCGGGTGGACACGCAAGAGCTCGCCCTCGCCCAGGGCATCTATAACCGCCTGAGCGTGGCGAACCCCTTCTACGGCTGGACCCACGTCTTCGTCCCCTACTGCACCGGGGACCTCCACGTGGGCAGGGCCACGGTGGACTACGGGGGCTACCGGGTGCACCACCAGGGGGCGCGGAACGTGCAGGCGGTGCTGGAGTACCTTTTCAAGAACCACACCAACCCGGAGCGGGTCTTCGTGACCGGGTGTAGCGCCGGGGCCTACGGGGCGGTCTTCTGGGCGGACAAGGTGCTTGCCACCTATAAAAACGCCCAGGTGGCGGTCTGCGGGGACGCCGGGGTGGGGGTGCGCACGGAGGGCTTCCCGGGGTTCGCCCGCTGGAACCCCCGGTTGCCCGAGCTCCCCGGCCTCGCCCCGAACCCCGAGGTTGCGGAGATCTACCTGGCCTTGGCCCGGGCCTACCCGAAGGCGGTCATCGCCCAGTACACCGCCGTCCTGGACGGTACGCAGATCTTCTTCTACGCCCTCATGAAGGGCGAGGCCACCCCCTCCGAGGCCACCGCCCGGGAATGGGCCCTGAAAGCCCAGGAGGCGGTGCTCCGTCCGGCCCAGGCGGAGAACTACACCTTCTACCTGGCCCCGGGGGGCCAGCACTGCATCCTGCCGAGGCCCGAGCTCTACACCTTGAAGGTGGGGGAGGTGAGCTTCCTGGACTGGCTTAGGGGGTTGGCGGAGGGGAAGGCGTCCCCTCGGGTGCGGCCTTGA